From Oncorhynchus clarkii lewisi isolate Uvic-CL-2024 chromosome 26, UVic_Ocla_1.0, whole genome shotgun sequence, the proteins below share one genomic window:
- the LOC139385230 gene encoding sentrin-specific protease 8 has product MDPVVLSYQDSLLRRSDVALLEGPHWLNDQVIGFAFEYFAAELFKGLGEAAIFISPEVTQFIKCAACPEELALFLEPLGLASRRWVFLAVNDNSIQTAGGSHWSLLLFLRDGGHFAHYDSQSGGNSLHARRIATKLEPFLGSGRKVPFVEEPCPLQQNSYDCGMYVICNAEALCERARVEGSPRLPVQTITPAYITQKRLEWCRLIQRLDRD; this is encoded by the coding sequence ATGGATCCCGTTGTGTTGAGCTACCAGGACAGCCTCCTGCGGCGCTCTGATGTGGCCTTACTGGAGGGCCCTCACTGGCTCAACGACCAGGTCATCGGCTTTGCCTTCGAGTACTTTGCTGCTGAGCTCTTCAAGGGCCTTGGTGAAGCGGCCATCTTCATCAGCCCCGAGGTCACCCAGTTCATCAAGTGTGCTGCCTGCCCGGAGGAACTAGCCCTGTTTCTGGAGCCGCTGGGGCTAGCTTCCCGGCGCTGGGTCTTCCTGGCTGTCAACGACAACTCCATCCAGACTGCCGGCGGCTCTCACTGGAGCCTGCTGCTGTTCTTGCGCGACGGCGGCCATTTTGCCCACTACGACTCGCAGAGTGGTGGCAACTCGCTTCACGCCCGGCGGATCGCCACAAAGCTGGAGCCCTTCCTGGGGTCGGGGAGGAAAGTGCCCTTTGTGGAGGAGCCCTGTCCTTTGCAGCAGAACAGCTATGACTGCGGCATGTATGTGATCTGTAACGCAGAGGCCTTGTGTGAGAGGGCCAGAGTGGAGGGCTCGCCTCGCCTCCCTGTCCAGACCATCACCCCGGCCTACATCACTCAGAAGAGGCTAGAGTGGTGCAGACTGATCCAGAGACTAGACAGAGATTGA